The Branchiostoma floridae strain S238N-H82 chromosome 7, Bfl_VNyyK, whole genome shotgun sequence region tgctatctctgtgttctgaacatgctatggtcaagatttttaagtattatatagctcttgtgctcaggaaaaattgacataagtttgggccccctagcgtctagttttgggatagcaggggcatttttgtcaaaaacttctgacgaggataactcaagaagggaacaacggattttcatgatttttggtatgtaggtaccttagacaatgttgtacaagataaaatattaattatgcaaaataggagtacatttgcataattaatgagaatattctatcatagcagttttttcaatgtatctcttgtcccgtacatgatatggtcgtgacatttggctggtagatagctttcagtgtcatgacaaagtggggcaagtttcagtcccctaacattcaattgtagaactgcaggggcgtttttgtcaagacattccaaagaggataactgcagaaaggattgacggattgcctacattttaggtatgcaggtagcttaggcaaagatgttcataatgatatgcatgttatgcaaatgaggagttaatttgcataattaatgaggaaattgtataattccattgttttcaataactggacttcaataaatgtaacacatgttaatatgataggtggaatataagcagataccaaatatgataatgaggaacttatttgcataatttatgtaaaaattgcaaaaccgctttatgatttataatgggaattttataattgtgacatgtgtacgtttgtcaatgatgaacaacaccatgcataaattatgttaatgtcttagtcaattgcatgaaatttacaaaagctctgaattttcatggaggtatgaggtcgccgaactctagttatgtaCGTTTTGACCACCTCTGTCGACGAAAAAGCTGTCGTTCAGAAACATATCACTATAAAATCTACCGAAGGACGAGAGCTCGACTTGTTTGTACTTTTATCATATCATTTGGTTTCTTGACctggaccaaggaggttaaagaaagagtctttctttaacctccttgcctggacaaaacaaaaacctaaGCCGGTTCCTCACGTGCAAAAATCGTCGACACTTTTACCCCCCAAAAATGACACAATTCATGCCTCTTAGACCACTACATCGATCTCTATGAAACGTTAGTACCTAAGGATTATTTAGCACTTCTGAAAATCAGAATTTAAGACACTATTCACTCAAATACATCACTACAAACCTCCGTACAACCACTGCTCCTCTTCTTcgacgtccgccattttggcacGCTGTGTGTGAGCCGCTTCGGCAAACTTCGGGTCTTTCCGGAAACTGCCGATCACTCGataaccaagatggcggcgcccatgtgcAGGTAAACTTCATTCTTTCCAATTTGACTTATTTTTCGCCCTCGTAACAATTATTGAAAGATTACAATGTTAGATGTTAGTTAACTGTTTCATTTACAATGAGATACACGTACTTTGGAAGTTTTACATCAAAGCGTTCTTTTGTTACAGGGGCAAAATTCTGGCAGTCCTCTGCATAAAGAAGCTCCAAGTTCAACATGGAAGATTTCCGTGGACTTTGAAGCGAGCTCAGTTtttcatgtcttcttcttcgttCTCAAAATTCTCGTTGTTTAATGAGACAACATGTAACAGAACACAACAACAAGCAACCAAAATGCTCCACTGGAGAAGAAACATCGCATCTTTGGATGGGAGTCACAAATCCTGCATCCCCATTGGCTGTTGCAGTTTTTCCTCATCATCTGCACCAACCAATGAGAGCGAGGGCTCAACCAGACCACATACAGGAGTCAAGCTGCCCACAACAGTAAAAATAAAGACTCTAGATGCTGTCGGACAAAGGATTCGACCTGGAACAATCCACCTTTTCGATCAAGAGGGGAATAGCATGGGAGCAATCCACAGCTATCAGGCTTTGAAACGTTTAAATGAGCCTGAAAACAGTGGCCTTCGGTTGATCTTGATTGACGCTGATGCAAAACCGTACGCAGCATACCAACTCATGACCCCACAACAACTGCTGGAAGAGAGAGCCAAACTGAGGGAAGAAAAGAAGGCGCAAAAAGGAGTGGGAGCGGTGCAGTCCATGCGATTTTCGTCAGACATTACGAAACACGACCTCACACACAAGGTTCACAAGATAGACAGTTTCATTGAGAAGAAGTCGCTGGTCAAAATTTCCATCACCAACCCTAGAAAAAGCAAGAAAACAACAGAGGATATGGTAATTATTTGTTAGTTTGGTACCTCACAAGTATTATCATCctagaccagggctctagccagctcgacatttttttccgtcagcaaCATTATTCCAAGAGtcagagagactgaactgagaccttgaaaaacgggttttaatgagattatcgtatgcgaaaggcaCCTACACCCttttcaacaatcataacaatagcaaaacaaacagtgtgtggcttttacggccgtggacggcgttcCCATgccacctgtagcttccaccaaggagcttttatcagatttttgtccgtcaaggtggaaggattggttttaaaatttttccgtcacacgcagcaaatttccgtcaattgacggaaaaacggacgctagCTAGAGCCCTGTCCTAGACAGGGTCTTGAGTGCAGCCTATACAATACACCTTAGGGAGCTTCTGCTAAATTAGtttgaggtttccacttttgtgggtgtGGCCTCTAAGCAGCTGTCAGCCAGTCAAAGAATTGgctttattttacaaaaacatttagattctctgattggctgacagcagctggttagaggccatgCCCACAAAAGCGGAAACCTAAGCACGGTTTTGCAGAGCCTATCCATGGTACATTACATTGGCCTCTGGCAAGGCTCTGGGTAGGAGAATAGTTATTATATGTTTAGATATTGATACAGCAGTTGAAATTATACTCTATATGGAAAATGTTCTTATAATCAATTGTGTACTGGTagacctttttttttgttttcaagtgtcACATGGACTGTTTTCTCATCCAGGAAATGCTGTAATGTCTTTACCTTGCATTCTATTCACTCAGCTGTAAATGTTCAGTACATTAACAATGATACACTAACATTTCATCGTTTTTCAAGGTGTCCCAAGTTTCATCCCAGTTaacatttgaatgttttctTCAGGTAAAGCTAGCAGACAACATTCTGAAGTCCTTGACGTCCAAAGCTACCTACCAGACCCCTCCAGCACTGAAGGGAACATCAGTCAATTGTGTACTCAGGCCTCTGTCAGACAAGGAAGCCAGTACGGGCaagaagaaataaagacaaGGCTTTCTTTAACATCTTACATGTCAGAGACACTACAAATGGACACAAGAAATTCTGGCTCGAGAGTACTAAGGAAGAACTCTGTTGTATCAAAAGAGAACATACTTTTACCTTAAAagtttattatacatgtactcttcatgtagaggttcggctccagctgttttttgacgttcttttaggtgtttttatcaGGCAGTGGGGTATATAACATTAGAGAAAAccatgcaaaatagaaagcctgtcaaaaaaatgttaaaaaacagccggagccaaacctctgcttggagagtacctttgTCATATGAGGAATGATGCCTTGTCAATAGGTGGCCGTATGTTATACATGGTAAATAGAATTTTCTTTAGATTTAAATTGGTAGATAGATGAACATCTACAGTAGTGCAAAGTCAATGGAGAAAACTGTGAAACTGCATTATCTTACATTGTATTTCAGCTGTAGTCTTTCTGAATATAATGTGTAATAGACCTTAGCTTagtgaaatacaaaaaaattaggACTGAATTTGTTCATGTACTCTTAAGTGTTGtaaaatgcatgtataattAATTAAACAAATATGCTGAAGATGTGGATTTATAGAGAAATTACTTATGTATTGGATAGAACAATATTTATCTACAAGACCATCACCGGCATTTCCCTGCATAATAAAATAATTACTAGTTGCAGCTATTGTCTGTATAGGAACATACATTCTGGACTTGCAGGTCTATTAAAGGAATTTCAGATAATATAGTCAGTCCTAGCCTGAATGTATAACAAACTGAAAATAAAGCTACTGCTAGTATTGCTTGCATATTAGTATTATAAACATAAGGAGACTATACCATGTTAAGATGCTTTCTTCTGCTTGAGTTTTGTAAACTGTGCTACTAAATGCAAGTCTTGATCTATTTGTGTCTATAAAGCTGATTGGATACTTATCACTCTGTGTGTGTCTTCTATGATTTGTAAAAAGAACAGTACTTTTTACCTCTAAAAACTGAAGTAATGTGTCCCTCATGCCACATGTCTAATCTTGTGTTTTCATGTATGTATTATCATTCATAGTTATTCTCCAAAACAACTTGTTGATCAACAAGGaacaaaaaatgacaataaCCAGATTTTTGGTCCTTCGAGGAACTGTTTAATGTGAATCAATAtaaattgatatatttttccaatatactagtacaaaaGTATGAGTCAACTTCAAACCAGAAGGTGTCAAATATTTCTTCATTATTACTGAATATATTCATGATGTATTttcatcatacaatgtacaatatatattgCAAAGTGTCATATGTAAATATAGAAATTTAATGACAACTTTGATGCTCTGATTGAATTGTACAAATTTCAGAAGTGATCAAGAAAATCTATATTTTAGTAAATTCTTTTCTAGGCTAGATTGGTTCCACTTTTACATCCAAGTTCTGCGTTCGTCTAGTACACTTTCACCTGATTCAACATCAGGTGAAAAGATATGGGATATGGTAGAATATAATATGGTCTGTACATATTTCCATACGTGCAATAGAAACTTATGaatgtactagtacaatgtactgaGGTATTTTTGGCAAAGATACTGTCAAACACTTTGTAAAGTGTTTTTAGATTAGTGGGTCTTCATTGCAAAACTACACACCACTTCATTACACTTTAATATCTAGCAATGAAAAACTTGCTTAACAAAGACTTCCATTGATATGAAACATCCATCTCGTCATACCATCACTCTCAGTTGGGTGTCTTCTGATAATTGCTCTCTACCATCCGACCCTTTTGCTTCTGTAGTTTCATCACAACAACTTCGATCCCCTGTAGCTTCATTCTTGCTACCATCCATACAAACTCCTTCATCAACATACTCTATTGCCCCAATAAGAAGACTACCCTCATCTCCATCAGTAGATTTTTGCGAACTTTGTTCTACTGCTGGTTTGTCTATAGTTGACTCTATACAGCTCTCTTTTTCTTGACTATCCTCTACCATATCTTCATCAGTATGTTTTTGAGGACTTTGTTCTACTGCTGGCTTGTCTATAGTTGACTCTATACTGCTCTCTTTTTCTTGTTCTACTGCTGGCATATCCATAGTTGACTCTACACTGCACTCTTTTTCTTGACTACCCTGTTCCATATCTTCATCAGTAGATTTTTGTGGACTTTGTTCTATTCCTGGCTTGTCTATAGTTGACTCTATACTACTCTCTTTTTCTTGACTACCCTCTGCCATATCCTCATCAGTATGTTTTTGAGGACTTTGCTTTGCTGCTGGCTTGTCTATAgttgaatctacactactctcTTTTTCTTGACTTGTGGTACCCTCTTGTTCAGATGGTTCGTCACATTTGCTGCTATTGTCTGGGGTAGTGACTTCCTTTACAACCTGGATCAAAGGTGGATCTTCTACGTCTTCTTCCAGGCTTGGTGGCTCCTTGAAGCCCAACAGCTTAGCAGCGTagttcttctttttctgagaaaaaaattcaaagaaaaaacattgaaaatggcTGAACTTGACATTGTGTACCTTGATTTAGGACTTTGGTGATACTTCATTATTTCTGAACCAAACTTTTGTGAGTCTAAGAAACGCTCAAGTCTCAGACTACTTACCCTTGGAGGGAGACTGGCGTTGGCATCGTGGACTGCCTTCACATGTCTTCTCAAGGAAATCTAAGGAGAACCAACAATGGCTAAGTCATTACAGAGTGGAAACTGACTAAATGTAActactggattccaggctaccaGAGTTACCAAACAAAAATTTTCCTGTCAATAGGAAATTTTggtactattgacaggatgttcctgcaAGTAAATATTGTCAatagtactagtaacaataCAGGAGTTGACCATGGATCAGCAGCGACCCCTAGCAGCAAAGATGTGCTACTGCACCCTGCATGTGAAGGAATGCTTTAGAGACGAGTGTCAGAAACAATTTGACAGTTACTGTACAGGATTGTCACAGGCATCAGTCTTTACGAAAAATGACTAAACTTACCTCATGCGCAAATGTTTTACTACAGTCCTGCTGGGTACAGGTGAAGGGACGTTTGGACTCGTGGTAACTCTGGATGTGGGTCTTCAGGTTGGACATCTGTAGAGGGGATCAAAATCACAAGGGTACTTTTTATTGAAGTAATCTTTGCAAAAAAAGATTTGTTCAGCTCACCCAATATACCACTAGGCATGGAAggatctaagtctaagtaaggcCATGTCGATTTGAAAAAGATGATACACGTGAGCTTGCAcacaaaagaaaagtttggcccccccccccaaaaaagtttaCTTCATTATGAAACCTAGttggttaggaaggttgaaaaaATAATTGAACGCACAGAATATTGCATGCTGAACATTAGATTCttccatttttgttctttcaactCTTCTTTGACCTCTGAAATCTTCTTTGGAATTTTGACATTactatctgttttctgatatttgcTTGATGCAATCCACAGCAtgtttttgcttattttgaagctgctttgtataaGTTACCGtacagttgaaaacttttttgttaatggccaaaaattgatgcgcacgtgcatgtcatccatataatcatacCAACAGAGCCTAAGTAACATGTAAGTACATGGAGGGAAAAAGCATAAGTCTAAGTTTTCTTTCAATGGAACAGATTTTGAAACAATCCAAGAGTTTTGAGACTGACCTTTGTGTACGACCTCTTGCACTTCTTGAAGGGACAGGGGAAGACATCACGTGATGGGGAGTGGATCAGGGCATGCTGGGTCAACTGTGGGGaataaaacagatacaagtacTCAAATGATGTCTATCACATATAAAAACAGACACAAGTATTCAAATGATGTCTATCACATATAAAAACAGACACAAGTATTCAAATGAATGTCTATCTGACATAAAAACAGACACAAGTATTCAAATGAATGTCTATcacatatcagggctcgaaatactgggtgcatgtgcacccaggtgcacccaaaattggagctgtgcacccaattgttttcagtgggtgcacagggtgcacccaaatattttcttaggtttatgtatggaaagatatcaagtatactagtatacatcatattcttgacatctaagtgttagaaagataataaaaatgtctgtcatggtacttgtttaagaatttgatagcttgtaactaggttttgttattagtttattttttacattctacttagatttaagtggtgcacccaatcattttttggtgcacccaattttttaagctgggtgcaccagtgcacctaatcccaaatatgaatttcgagccctgcatatgaAAACAGACACAAGTATTCAAATGAACGTCTATAACATAtaaaaacagata contains the following coding sequences:
- the LOC118419668 gene encoding translation initiation factor IF-3, mitochondrial-like, yielding MAAPMCRGKILAVLCIKKLQVQHGRFPWTLKRAQFFMSSSSFSKFSLFNETTCNRTQQQATKMLHWRRNIASLDGSHKSCIPIGCCSFSSSSAPTNESEGSTRPHTGVKLPTTVKIKTLDAVGQRIRPGTIHLFDQEGNSMGAIHSYQALKRLNEPENSGLRLILIDADAKPYAAYQLMTPQQLLEERAKLREEKKAQKGVGAVQSMRFSSDITKHDLTHKVHKIDSFIEKKSLVKISITNPRKSKKTTEDMVKLADNILKSLTSKATYQTPPALKGTSVNCVLRPLSDKEASTGKKK
- the LOC118419653 gene encoding transcription factor IIIA-like isoform X2 — translated: MATTSSFCVCSFEGCNAVYKKPAKLKEHMRSHTGERPFACSEPGCDKTFTRKRNLSRHELSHSGVKQVRCTWAGCSDQFVSTTNLKKHIARKHQHQGKPYKCTHADCGKGFKKHRDLTIHEYEHTGVLPFPCDKCNKRFLLPSKLKSHLKVHRGHKCEVCGKEFSMQCRLTQHALIHSPSRDVFPCPFKKCKRSYTKMSNLKTHIQSYHESKRPFTCTQQDCSKTFAHEISLRRHVKAVHDANASLPPRKKKNYAAKLLGFKEPPSLEEDVEDPPLIQVVKEVTTPDNSSKCDEPSEQEGTTSQEKESSVDSTIDKPAAKQSPQKHTDEDMAEGSQEKESSIESTIDKPGIEQSPQKSTDEDMEQGSQEKECSVESTMDMPAVEQEKESSIESTIDKPAVEQSPQKHTDEDMVEDSQEKESCIESTIDKPAVEQSSQKSTDGDEGSLLIGAIEYVDEGVCMDGSKNEATGDRSCCDETTEAKGSDGREQLSEDTQLRVMV
- the LOC118419653 gene encoding transcription factor IIIA-like isoform X1 translates to MATTSSFCVCSFEGCNAVYKKPAKLKEHMRSHTGERPFACSEPGCDKTFTRKRNLSRHELSHSGVKQVRCTWAGCSDQFVSTTNLKKHIARKHQHQGKPYKCTHADCGKGFKKHRDLTIHEYEHTGVLPFPCDKCNKRFLLPSKLKSHLKVHRGYSCRIQDCEATFEKWSVLQAHMKEQHPRHTSHKCEVCGKEFSMQCRLTQHALIHSPSRDVFPCPFKKCKRSYTKMSNLKTHIQSYHESKRPFTCTQQDCSKTFAHEISLRRHVKAVHDANASLPPRKKKNYAAKLLGFKEPPSLEEDVEDPPLIQVVKEVTTPDNSSKCDEPSEQEGTTSQEKESSVDSTIDKPAAKQSPQKHTDEDMAEGSQEKESSIESTIDKPGIEQSPQKSTDEDMEQGSQEKECSVESTMDMPAVEQEKESSIESTIDKPAVEQSPQKHTDEDMVEDSQEKESCIESTIDKPAVEQSSQKSTDGDEGSLLIGAIEYVDEGVCMDGSKNEATGDRSCCDETTEAKGSDGREQLSEDTQLRVMV